GTCCTCATGTCGATCTTCGAACAGGGTCTGCCGCGCGCAGCCGTCAACCACATGGCGCTGTCGCCGTTGAGCTTCATCGAACGCACCGCCCACGTCTATCCCGAGCGTACCGCCATCATCCACGGCAACCTCCGCCGTACCTGGAAAGAAACCTATCAGCGCTGCCGCCGCCTGGCTTCCGCCCTCGCCGCCCGCGGCATCGGCCGTGGCGACACGGTTGCGGTGATGCTGCCCAATACTCCGCAGATGGTCGAAGCTCACTTCGGCGTGCCGATGATCGGCGCAGTGCTCAATACCCTCAACGTGCGCCTGGACGCCGAAGCTATCGCATTCATGCTCCAGCATGGCGAAGCGAAGGCGCTGATCACCGACCGCGAGTTCTCGGATGTGATCCATGCCGCCCTGGGCATGCTTGGCCGCCAGTTGCTGGTGGTGGATGTCGACGACCCCGAGTACGGCGAAGGCAACGCCGTCAGCGACCTGGACTATGAGGCGCTGCTCGCCGAAGGCGATCCGGAATACGACTGGCAGTGGCCGCAGGACGAGTGGGACGCGATCGCGCTCAACTATACCTCCGGCACTACCGGCAACCCCAAGGGCGTGGTCTACCACCACCGTGGCGCCTACCTGAACTCGCTGGGCAACCAGATGGTCTGGTCGATGGGCCAGCACCCTGTGTACCTGTGGACGCTGCCGATGTTCCATTGCAACGGCTGGTGCTACCCGTGGATCGTCACCGCGCTGGCCGGCACCCATGTCTGTCTGCGTCGGGTCGACCCGCAGAAAATCCTCACGCTGATCCGCGAGCAGCGGGTCACACACATGTGCGGCGCCCCCATTGTGCTCAACGCGCTGATCAACATGCCCGAGTCGGCCAAGGCCGCCATCGACCACCCGGTACACGCGATGGTCGCCGGCGCGGCGCCACCGGCCAAGGTGATCGGCGCGGTGGAAGAAATGGGCATCCATGTCACCCACGTCTATGGCCTGACCGAGGTGTACGGGCCGGTGACAGTCTGCGCCTGGCACGATGAATGGAACGAGCTGTCGCTGGACGACCGTGCGCGCATCAAGTCGCGCCAGGGAGTGCGCTACCCGACGCTGGAAGGCGTGATGGTGGCCGATCCGAAGACCCTCGAACCGGTACCGCGCGACGGCCTGACCGTCGGCGAGATATTCATGCGCGGCAACACCGTGATGAAGGGCTACCTGAAGAACCCCACGGCGACCGAAGAAGCCTTCGCCGGCGGCTGGTTCCACACCGGCGACCTGGCCGTATGGCATCCGGACGGCTACATGGAAATTCGTGACCGCCTGAAGGACATCATCATTTCCGGCGGCGAGAACATCTCGACCATCGAGGTGGAGGGCGTGCTGTACCGCCATCCTGCCGTACTGGAAGCCGCCGTGGTGGCACGCGCCGACGAACGCTGGGGTGAAACGCCCTGCGCCTTCGTCACCCTCAAGGGCGAGCATGCCGCCGTAGAGGCACAGGACATCATCGGCTTCTGCCGCGAACACCTGGCCGGCTTCAAGGTGCCGCGCACGGTAGTGTTCACCGACCTGCCCAAGACCTCAACCGGGAAGATCCAGAAGTTCGTCCTGCGCGAGTGGGCCAACGCCCTCTAACGCCCTACCGCCCCTTGCCAGGCGCTCTCTCGCGAGGGAGAGCGCCGGAGTTCCACATGCCTGAATACAACGCTCCCCTGCGCGACATGCGCTTCCTGCTCACCGAAGTGTTCGACGCTCCCGCCCTGTGGGCGCGGCTGCCGGCGCTGGCCGAGCGCATCGACGCCGAGACCGCCGACGCCATCCTGGAAGAAGCGGCGAAGATCACCGGCAGCCTGCTTGCCCCGCTCAACCGCAGCGGCGACGAAGAAGGCGTTCACTTCAGCGACGGCGAAGTGCGCACGCCAGCCGGTTTCCGCGAAGCCTATGCGACCTACGCCGAAGGCGGCTGGGTCGGCCTGGCAGGCAACCCGGAATATGGCGGCATGGGTATGCCGAAAATGCTCTCGGTGCAGTTCGAGGAAATGATGTACGGCGCCAATGCCAGCTTCAGCCTCTACTCCACCCTCTCCGCCGGCGCCTGCCTCGCGCTCGACGCCCACGCCAGCGAAGCGCTCAAGTCCGCCTACCTGCCGAAAATGTATGCGGGGGAATGGGCCGGTTCGATGTGCCTGACCGAACCCCACGCGGGCACGGACCTCGGGCTGATCCGCACACGCGCCGAGCCACATGCCGATGGCAGCTACCGCATCACCGGCACCAAGATCTTCATCACCGGCGGCGAGCAGGACCTCACCGACAACATCATCCACCTGGTGCTGGCCAAGCTGCCCGACGCACCATCCGGCTCGCGCGGCATCTCGCTGTTTCTGGTGCCCAAGTACCTGGTCGCTGCCGATGGATCGCTCGGCGCACGCAACGCCGTGGCCTGCGGTTCGGTCGAGCACAAGATGGGGATCAAGGCGTCGGCCACCTGCGTGATGAACTTCGACGGCGCCACCGGCTGGCTGGTCGGCGAGCTGAACAAGGGACTGGCGGCGATGTTCACCATGATGAACTACGAGCGCCTGTCCATCGGCATCCAGGGCATCGGCTGCGCCGAGATGTCCTACCAGAGTGCCGTGGGCTACGCTCGTGAGCGCCTGCAAAGCCGCTCAGCGACCGGCCCGCAAGCGAAGGACAAGCCGGCCGATCCGATCATCGTGCACCCCGACGTGCGCCGCATGCTGCTGACCATCAAAGCTCTGACCGAAGGCGGCCGGGCATTTTCCACGTACGTGGGCCAGCAGCTCGATCTCGCCAAGTACGCCGACGACCCGGCCGAGCGTGATGCCGCGCAGGCTCTGGTGGCGTTGCTGACGCCCATCGCCAAGGCATTCTTCACCGATACCGGCCTGGAAAGCTGCGTGCATGGCCAGCAGGTATTCGGCGGACACGGCTTCATCCGCGAATGGGGCCAGGAGCAACTGGTGCGCGACGTGCGCATCGCGCAGATCTACGAAGGCACCAATGGCATCCAGGCCCTGGACCTGCTGGGGCGCAAGGTAGTCGCCAACGGCGGCGCGTCCCTGCGCCTGTTCGCCGGCGAAATCCGCGCGTTCGCCGCCAGCGTCGACGACGCAGCCATGCAGCCCTTCCGCGAGCCGCTGCTGAATGCGCTCGATCTGCTCGAATCGGTCACCGCGCAGGTTCGCGAACAGGCCGCCAGCAGTCCGCAGGAAATCGGAGCGGCATCGGTGGAGTACCTGCATCTGTTCGGTTACACCGCCTATGCCTATCTGTGGGCGCGCATGGCGCGGGCCAGCCTGGGCAAGGACGACGATTTCCACGCCGGGAAACTGGCTACCGCCCGCTTCTACTTCGCACGCCTGCTGCCGCGCATCGAGTCGCTGGCAAGTGCAATCCGTGCGGGTAGCGATAGTCTGTTCGAGCTTCGCGCCGATCAGTTCTGATTCCTGTTGAGTGTGACTGCGCGGCCAGCCCAACCCGGGCTGCGCCGCTTTTTTTTGCCCTGCTATCGGGGCGCTGCGTCGTAGAATGGCGGGACCGGATCGATCTGCGGACCCACCATGAGCCTCGACGACCAGACCCTGCGCGACATTTCCCGGCTGACCCTGGAGCACTACCAGGCCACCGCCGATGCCTTCCGCGAAGGCACCTGGGAACATGACGTGAGCCAGAACATCGACGCCCTGCTGCGGCATATTCAAACGCCCCCGCCCCATGCGTTGCTCGATTTCGGCTGCGGTCCGGGGCGAGACCTCTGCGTCTTCAAATCGATGGGGCACCAGCCGGTCGGCCTGGACGGTTGCCCGAACTTCGTCGCGATGGCCCGCCAGGCCAGCGGCTGCGAGGTACTGCAACAGGACTTCCTGGCGCTGGAGCTGCCTACGGCGCGCTTCGATGGCATTTATGCCAATGCCAGCCTGTTCCACATCCCACGCCAGGAGCTGCCCCGGGTGCTGGCGCAGTTGCACCTGGCACTCAGGCCCGGAGGCGTGCTGTTCGCCTCCAACCCACGGGGCGAAAACTCCGAAGGCTGGAACGGCCCACGCTATGGGGCATACCACGACTGGGAGCACTGGAAGCAACTGCTGGAAACCGCCGGCTTCGAGGCACTGGAACACTACTACCGCCCCGCCGGGCTCCCCCGCGAGCAGCAGCCGTGGCTGGCGAGCGTCTGGCGCAAGGCCTGATCGCGCCGGTCTGGCTGGTGTATCGCAGGGAAGCCCGGTGCCGGCGCAACGCGGAATCGTCTGTACGGACTCGCCTTCCGGTGCGATACCCCATCAACACCGGTGAATGCCTCTCACCCACCCCCACGAACCTGCCACTCCGGCACCCCGGCGAGTCTGGCTTGTACCGGCCTAACCTAGGAGGAACTGGCTTCGTCCACGAGTCTCGATCAAGCCCGGTACGAGCGGAATCGCCCGCACCGTGGCGCAGGATCAGCTCTTCGCCGCCCAGGCATTGAAGCGCTGTTCCAGGTCTTCGCCGTGGTCGACCCAGAACGAGAAGTCCACCGGCACGGCCTGCCGAAGGTTCGCTGGCGCGGTGTTCAGGCGCTCCACCAGCGCCGGGTCGAGCAGTTCGGTGGTGCCCAGGTTGACCGAGCCGTAGCCTAGCTTCACGGTATGAATCTTCTGCTGCCCCGGCTTGAGCGAGAAAGCGATGAAGTCTTCCGCAGCCTGTTTGTTGCGGCTACCCCTGGGGATCGCCCAGGAGTCGATGGCGTAGAGACTGTCGCTCCACACAACCTTCATCGGCGCACCCTCCTCCTGCGCGGCGAACACTCGGCCGTTGTAGGCGGTGCTCATCACCACATCGCCACTGGCGAGGAACTGCATGGGCTGCGCGCCGGACTCCCACCACTGGATCGACGACTTGATCTGGTCGAGCTTGCGAAACGCGCGATCCACGCCCTCCGGGGTCGCCAGAACCTTGTACAGGTCTTGCTTGTTCACGCCGTCG
The Pseudomonas triclosanedens DNA segment above includes these coding regions:
- a CDS encoding acyl-CoA synthetase; this translates as MSIFEQGLPRAAVNHMALSPLSFIERTAHVYPERTAIIHGNLRRTWKETYQRCRRLASALAARGIGRGDTVAVMLPNTPQMVEAHFGVPMIGAVLNTLNVRLDAEAIAFMLQHGEAKALITDREFSDVIHAALGMLGRQLLVVDVDDPEYGEGNAVSDLDYEALLAEGDPEYDWQWPQDEWDAIALNYTSGTTGNPKGVVYHHRGAYLNSLGNQMVWSMGQHPVYLWTLPMFHCNGWCYPWIVTALAGTHVCLRRVDPQKILTLIREQRVTHMCGAPIVLNALINMPESAKAAIDHPVHAMVAGAAPPAKVIGAVEEMGIHVTHVYGLTEVYGPVTVCAWHDEWNELSLDDRARIKSRQGVRYPTLEGVMVADPKTLEPVPRDGLTVGEIFMRGNTVMKGYLKNPTATEEAFAGGWFHTGDLAVWHPDGYMEIRDRLKDIIISGGENISTIEVEGVLYRHPAVLEAAVVARADERWGETPCAFVTLKGEHAAVEAQDIIGFCREHLAGFKVPRTVVFTDLPKTSTGKIQKFVLREWANAL
- a CDS encoding acyl-CoA dehydrogenase C-terminal domain-containing protein encodes the protein MPEYNAPLRDMRFLLTEVFDAPALWARLPALAERIDAETADAILEEAAKITGSLLAPLNRSGDEEGVHFSDGEVRTPAGFREAYATYAEGGWVGLAGNPEYGGMGMPKMLSVQFEEMMYGANASFSLYSTLSAGACLALDAHASEALKSAYLPKMYAGEWAGSMCLTEPHAGTDLGLIRTRAEPHADGSYRITGTKIFITGGEQDLTDNIIHLVLAKLPDAPSGSRGISLFLVPKYLVAADGSLGARNAVACGSVEHKMGIKASATCVMNFDGATGWLVGELNKGLAAMFTMMNYERLSIGIQGIGCAEMSYQSAVGYARERLQSRSATGPQAKDKPADPIIVHPDVRRMLLTIKALTEGGRAFSTYVGQQLDLAKYADDPAERDAAQALVALLTPIAKAFFTDTGLESCVHGQQVFGGHGFIREWGQEQLVRDVRIAQIYEGTNGIQALDLLGRKVVANGGASLRLFAGEIRAFAASVDDAAMQPFREPLLNALDLLESVTAQVREQAASSPQEIGAASVEYLHLFGYTAYAYLWARMARASLGKDDDFHAGKLATARFYFARLLPRIESLASAIRAGSDSLFELRADQF
- a CDS encoding class I SAM-dependent DNA methyltransferase: MSLDDQTLRDISRLTLEHYQATADAFREGTWEHDVSQNIDALLRHIQTPPPHALLDFGCGPGRDLCVFKSMGHQPVGLDGCPNFVAMARQASGCEVLQQDFLALELPTARFDGIYANASLFHIPRQELPRVLAQLHLALRPGGVLFASNPRGENSEGWNGPRYGAYHDWEHWKQLLETAGFEALEHYYRPAGLPREQQPWLASVWRKA
- a CDS encoding ABC transporter substrate-binding protein, with the translated sequence MKNPILGALLMGIASGVMAADLTVISFGGTSKDVQTEAFYKPFEKISGNRVIAGEYNGEMGKIKAMVDTGSVSWDVVQVEGPELLRGCEDGLFEPLDSSRLGKAENYVPGTLSDCGAGLLVWSMAMAYDARRLSSAPTGWADFWDTQKFPGKRSLRKGAKYTLEIALLADGVNKQDLYKVLATPEGVDRAFRKLDQIKSSIQWWESGAQPMQFLASGDVVMSTAYNGRVFAAQEEGAPMKVVWSDSLYAIDSWAIPRGSRNKQAAEDFIAFSLKPGQQKIHTVKLGYGSVNLGTTELLDPALVERLNTAPANLRQAVPVDFSFWVDHGEDLEQRFNAWAAKS